The Hyphomonadaceae bacterium ML37 genome includes a region encoding these proteins:
- the rho gene encoding transcription termination factor Rho has product MSLQELKEKSPAELVALAEQLDIENAASLRKQGMMFAILKALAEEGASIFGGGTLEVLQDGFGFLRAPESNYLPGPDDIYVSPSQIRRFGLRTGDTVEGEIRSPRDNERYFALLKVASINFEDPEKTRHKVHFDNLTPLYPEQRFQIENPDPTRKDRTGRVIDIVSPIGKGQRALIVAPPRTGKTMVLQNIAHAIETNHPECFLMVLLIDERPEEVTDMQRTVKGEVVASTFDEPASRHVQVAEMVIEKAKRLVEHKRDVVILLDSITRLGRAYNTVVPSSGKVLTGGVDANALQRPKRFFGAARNIEEGGSLTIIATALIDTGSRMDEVIFEEFKGTGNSEIILDRKVADKRVFPAIDILKSGTRKEELLIGRTELQKTYVLRRILNPMGTQDAIDFLLSKLKETKNNSDFFDSMNT; this is encoded by the coding sequence ATGTCGCTGCAGGAGCTGAAGGAAAAAAGCCCCGCCGAGCTGGTGGCTCTGGCCGAGCAGCTGGACATCGAGAACGCGGCCAGCCTGCGCAAGCAGGGCATGATGTTCGCCATCCTCAAGGCGTTGGCCGAAGAGGGCGCGTCGATCTTCGGCGGCGGCACGCTGGAAGTGCTGCAGGACGGGTTCGGCTTTCTGCGTGCGCCGGAGTCCAACTATCTGCCTGGTCCCGACGACATCTATGTTTCGCCCAGCCAGATCCGCCGCTTCGGCCTGCGCACCGGCGACACGGTGGAGGGCGAAATCCGCTCGCCGCGCGACAATGAGCGGTACTTCGCGCTCCTGAAAGTCGCCAGCATCAATTTCGAGGACCCGGAAAAGACCCGGCACAAGGTCCATTTCGACAATCTGACCCCGCTCTATCCCGAGCAGCGCTTCCAGATCGAAAACCCCGACCCGACCCGCAAGGACCGGACGGGGCGCGTGATCGATATTGTATCGCCCATCGGCAAGGGCCAGCGCGCCCTGATCGTGGCGCCGCCGCGCACCGGCAAGACCATGGTGCTGCAGAACATCGCTCACGCCATCGAGACCAATCATCCCGAATGCTTCCTCATGGTGCTGCTCATCGACGAGCGCCCCGAGGAAGTGACCGACATGCAGCGCACAGTGAAGGGCGAGGTGGTCGCGTCCACTTTCGACGAGCCGGCGTCGCGTCACGTGCAGGTCGCCGAAATGGTGATCGAGAAGGCCAAGCGCCTGGTCGAACACAAGCGCGATGTGGTGATCCTGCTCGATTCCATCACGCGTCTGGGCCGCGCCTACAACACCGTTGTGCCGAGCTCGGGCAAGGTGCTCACCGGCGGCGTGGACGCCAACGCCCTGCAGCGTCCGAAGCGCTTCTTCGGCGCGGCGCGCAATATTGAAGAGGGCGGCTCGCTGACCATCATCGCCACGGCGCTGATCGATACCGGCAGCCGCATGGACGAGGTGATTTTCGAAGAGTTCAAGGGCACGGGCAATTCGGAGATCATTCTGGACCGGAAAGTCGCCGACAAGCGCGTTTTCCCGGCGATCGACATCCTCAAATCCGGCACCCGCAAGGAAGAGCTGCTCATCGGGCGCACCGAACTGCAGAAAACCTATGTCCTGCGCCGTATTCTCAACCCGATGGGCACCCAGGACGCCATCGATTTCCTTCTGTCCAAGCTCAAGGAAACCAAGAACAATTCGGACTTCTTCGACTCCATGAACACCTGA
- the secB gene encoding protein-export chaperone SecB, translating into MTDAPAPQPGGEAGAALMIRVLGQYVKDLSFENPNAPDSLRGQGQPEIDLSVDVRARSLDAETFEVELVLSANAKSDKGPLFIAELTYAGLFSIRNLDERAREPFLLIECPRLIFPFARRILADATRDGGFPPLMLEPVDFAALYRQQLADKQPGGEPQGTA; encoded by the coding sequence ATGACCGATGCTCCCGCACCCCAGCCCGGCGGCGAGGCCGGCGCCGCGCTGATGATCCGCGTGCTTGGCCAGTATGTGAAGGACCTCTCCTTCGAAAACCCCAACGCGCCCGACAGCCTGCGCGGTCAGGGCCAGCCGGAGATTGATCTTTCGGTGGATGTGCGCGCGCGCAGCCTGGACGCCGAAACCTTCGAAGTGGAGCTGGTGCTCAGCGCCAACGCCAAGTCGGACAAGGGGCCGCTCTTCATCGCGGAGCTGACCTATGCCGGCCTGTTCTCGATCCGCAATCTGGACGAACGCGCCCGCGAGCCCTTCCTGCTGATCGAATGCCCGCGCCTGATCTTCCCGTTCGCGCGCCGCATCCTGGCCGACGCCACGCGCGATGGCGGCTTCCCGCCGCTGATGCTGGAGCCGGTGGATTTCGCCGCGCTCTACCGCCAGCAGCTGGCCGACAAACAGCCCGGCGGCGAGCCGCAGGGCACAGCCTGA
- a CDS encoding Tim44/TimA family putative adaptor protein, which produces MNMDVLQLLFFAGLAVFLGVRLYMLLGKPSGRTHEDHVREERERAAAAGRAPRPAGPAGPASADLSPDSPVYTGPAAAGLAAIAAADGGFDQSGFISGAREAYAMIVTAYAAGDKDALGPLLSDKVMAAWGASIDGRAQKNLTMVTEIDRLKSAEIVEASLNDNRARVKVAFSAEIASETRDADGTIVEGDLTTLKTVDEIWSFERDVTSPNPNWYLAGVRTA; this is translated from the coding sequence ATGAATATGGACGTCCTCCAGCTCTTGTTCTTCGCCGGCCTCGCCGTCTTCCTCGGCGTGCGCCTCTACATGCTTCTGGGCAAACCCTCGGGCCGCACTCATGAAGATCATGTGCGTGAAGAACGCGAGCGCGCTGCGGCGGCCGGCCGTGCGCCGCGCCCGGCGGGTCCGGCCGGCCCGGCCTCTGCCGATCTGTCACCGGATTCGCCTGTGTATACCGGCCCCGCCGCCGCAGGCCTGGCGGCCATTGCGGCGGCCGATGGCGGCTTTGATCAGAGCGGCTTCATCTCTGGCGCGCGCGAAGCGTACGCCATGATCGTCACCGCCTATGCCGCCGGGGACAAGGATGCGCTCGGCCCGCTCCTGAGCGACAAGGTGATGGCCGCCTGGGGCGCGTCCATCGACGGGCGCGCGCAGAAGAACCTGACCATGGTCACCGAGATCGACCGGCTGAAGAGCGCGGAGATCGTGGAAGCCTCTCTTAACGATAACCGGGCCAGGGTGAAGGTCGCGTTCAGCGCGGAAATCGCCAGCGAGACCCGTGACGCTGACGGGACAATCGTGGAGGGCGATCTCACCACGCTGAAGACAGTGGACGAGATCTGGAGCTTCGAGCGTGATGTCACCAGCCCCAACCCGAACTGGTATCTGGCGGGCGTGCGCACGGCCTAG
- a CDS encoding TetR/AcrR family transcriptional regulator, translating into MTEAQTRSRAATEARLMEAAGDVLVRDGFAGFGVNAVAREAGCDKQLIYRYFGGLDGLATALCKREGEALAAALESHAPPRHASDYAGLIEQLVMAYLEALTAHPAAQKLVLWELSGPAPALAGFAKARAAMIAGWIARRQGALAPPDGIDALAVNAILIATVHQLVLARSASQKGRAGSPQQDAAWARARAALAHMARSALSDQ; encoded by the coding sequence ATGACCGAGGCCCAAACCCGCAGCCGCGCCGCCACCGAGGCCCGCCTCATGGAGGCCGCCGGCGACGTGCTGGTCCGGGACGGGTTTGCCGGCTTTGGCGTGAACGCCGTGGCCCGCGAGGCGGGCTGCGACAAGCAGCTCATCTACCGCTATTTCGGGGGTCTGGACGGGCTCGCAACAGCGCTCTGCAAACGCGAGGGCGAGGCTCTGGCGGCGGCGCTGGAGAGTCACGCCCCGCCCCGTCATGCTTCAGATTATGCCGGTCTCATAGAGCAGCTGGTGATGGCCTATCTTGAGGCGCTGACCGCCCATCCGGCCGCGCAGAAGCTTGTTCTGTGGGAGCTGTCGGGACCTGCGCCGGCGCTGGCCGGTTTCGCCAAAGCGCGCGCGGCCATGATCGCGGGCTGGATCGCGCGGCGTCAGGGCGCGCTGGCCCCGCCGGACGGCATCGACGCGCTGGCGGTCAACGCAATTCTGATCGCCACAGTGCACCAGCTCGTGCTGGCGCGCAGCGCTTCGCAGAAGGGGCGCGCCGGCAGCCCGCAGCAGGACGCGGCCTGGGCGCGCGCCCGGGCGGCGCTCGCCCACATGGCGCGCAGCGCCCTGTCAGATCAGTGA
- a CDS encoding divergent polysaccharide deacetylase family protein — MPAPNPDRSPLRAPLLAGLAAACVFIAGAVALSVFTGGEPGPVSAEADIARPPEPVILAEAEPVPAAPDPVPFEFAVDEEVSLPGVSDTEAALNAPPAPATPTAPAAPLPGLWEDGPGGPLPMISADGRRPDEAYARAHAPRTGPVVALIVGGLGMSERLTLEAIETLPPEVTLSFAPYANDLQGWIDRARAAGHEVLIELPMEPFDYPNNDPGPHTLLADASEAENARRLAWLLSRSAGYAGVINYQGARLGAAPAPLSQIFARLEARGLTMFHDGAGRRQVIEAAGREANARLVLADRVIDADPSPESVETRLLELEALALQNGSALGSGFAYPVTVDAAAAWAEGLSRRGYVLAPASHVARLRRDDASGT; from the coding sequence ATGCCTGCGCCGAATCCAGACCGGTCCCCCTTGCGCGCTCCGCTTCTGGCGGGGCTGGCTGCGGCGTGCGTGTTCATTGCCGGGGCGGTGGCCCTGTCGGTCTTTACCGGCGGCGAACCAGGCCCGGTGAGCGCCGAAGCCGACATCGCCCGGCCGCCCGAGCCGGTGATCCTGGCCGAGGCCGAGCCTGTGCCTGCTGCGCCCGATCCGGTCCCGTTCGAGTTTGCGGTGGATGAAGAGGTTTCCCTTCCCGGCGTCAGCGACACCGAAGCCGCGCTCAACGCGCCGCCTGCCCCCGCGACGCCAACCGCGCCTGCCGCGCCGCTGCCGGGCTTGTGGGAAGACGGTCCAGGCGGTCCATTGCCCATGATCAGCGCGGATGGCCGGCGTCCCGACGAGGCCTATGCCCGCGCCCATGCGCCGCGCACCGGCCCTGTGGTGGCGCTGATCGTCGGCGGCCTGGGCATGTCCGAGCGCCTGACGCTCGAGGCCATCGAGACCCTGCCGCCGGAAGTGACACTGAGCTTTGCGCCCTACGCCAACGATCTGCAGGGCTGGATCGACCGCGCCCGCGCCGCCGGGCACGAAGTGCTGATCGAACTGCCCATGGAGCCGTTCGACTATCCCAATAACGATCCCGGCCCCCACACCCTGCTGGCGGACGCCTCCGAAGCCGAGAACGCGCGCCGCCTCGCCTGGCTTTTGTCGCGCTCGGCGGGCTATGCCGGAGTGATCAATTATCAGGGCGCGCGCCTGGGCGCCGCGCCCGCGCCCCTGTCGCAGATTTTCGCCCGGCTGGAAGCGCGCGGCTTGACCATGTTCCATGACGGCGCCGGCCGGCGTCAGGTGATCGAGGCGGCAGGCCGCGAGGCGAATGCCCGCCTGGTGCTGGCCGACCGGGTGATTGACGCGGACCCGAGCCCCGAATCGGTGGAGACGCGCCTTCTGGAGCTCGAAGCGCTGGCGCTGCAGAACGGGTCGGCGCTGGGCTCGGGCTTCGCCTATCCCGTCACCGTGGACGCCGCCGCCGCCTGGGCCGAGGGCCTGTCGCGGCGCGGCTATGTGCTGGCGCCCGCCAGCCATGTCGCGCGTCTGCGCCGCGACGACGCCAGCGGGACATGA
- a CDS encoding MltA domain-containing protein produces the protein MPGWTGTDARPALAAFVESCRRVEARPDHEPLARNAPYAGRTGDWREACLEASMLAGRADADAARAFFERQFTPMRLGARGRLTGYYEPYVEVREAPDTEFSMAIRGRPGDLLTGDLGQFIAGLEGQRIVGRASDQSFEPYRPRAEIEALNLGVPLAWGRPIDVFFLQIQGSGRLVYRDGGQARVRFAAHNGLPYVSIGRILIDRGELPSHGASKQDIERWLRQRGPDAWTALFNENPRYVFFSLDALNDPNEGPLGAQGAPLTPMASMAVDPAYHAWGAPVFVQAVLPGAPDWSGLVIAQDAGGAITGPARGDLFFGWGPEAGERAGRQNDPAAQWTILVPRALAARLTS, from the coding sequence TTGCCCGGTTGGACCGGGACCGATGCGCGGCCGGCGCTGGCGGCGTTTGTGGAAAGCTGCCGCCGGGTGGAGGCGCGGCCCGATCACGAACCGCTGGCGCGCAACGCCCCTTACGCAGGCCGCACTGGCGACTGGCGTGAGGCCTGTCTGGAAGCGTCCATGCTGGCCGGGCGCGCTGATGCAGACGCGGCGCGCGCCTTTTTCGAGCGCCAATTCACGCCCATGCGCCTGGGCGCCCGTGGCCGGCTCACTGGCTATTACGAGCCCTATGTGGAGGTGCGCGAGGCGCCCGACACCGAGTTTTCCATGGCGATCCGCGGGCGTCCGGGCGATCTGCTCACCGGGGATCTGGGCCAGTTCATTGCAGGGCTTGAGGGCCAGCGCATTGTCGGGCGCGCTTCGGACCAGAGCTTCGAGCCCTACCGTCCGCGCGCCGAGATCGAGGCGCTCAATCTGGGCGTCCCGCTGGCCTGGGGCCGGCCTATCGATGTGTTCTTCCTGCAGATTCAGGGCTCGGGGCGGCTGGTCTACCGCGATGGCGGTCAGGCGCGGGTGCGCTTTGCCGCCCATAACGGCCTGCCTTACGTATCCATCGGGCGCATCCTCATCGACCGGGGCGAGTTGCCCTCTCATGGCGCGTCCAAGCAGGATATCGAGCGTTGGCTGCGCCAGCGCGGCCCGGACGCCTGGACGGCGCTGTTCAACGAGAACCCGCGCTATGTGTTTTTCAGCCTCGATGCTCTCAATGACCCGAATGAAGGCCCTCTGGGCGCTCAGGGCGCGCCTCTGACGCCCATGGCCTCCATGGCAGTGGATCCGGCCTATCACGCCTGGGGCGCGCCGGTGTTTGTGCAGGCGGTGCTGCCGGGCGCGCCCGACTGGTCCGGGCTGGTGATCGCGCAGGACGCCGGCGGCGCCATTACCGGACCGGCGCGCGGCGATCTGTTCTTCGGCTGGGGGCCGGAAGCGGGCGAGCGCGCCGGGCGTCAGAATGATCCTGCGGCGCAATGGACCATCCTGGTGCCGCGCGCCCTGGCCGCGCGCCTGACCAGCTGA
- a CDS encoding Smr/MutS family protein has protein sequence MARRPSRPLRPDERELWRRFASGVRPLDASRIKALDEAAPPPDPVLDTRPLPMPAQGPRGIPRPPDATARRPTDRSSDRRLRRGRVEVEARLDLHGLTARAARGELLRFLMRARARGFGAVLVITGKGAGARAQDDSRFEPWSVDARPLPGVLRRAFTDWMGEPDFAPLCAGYSPAHARHGGSGAFYVILRH, from the coding sequence ATGGCGCGGCGTCCGTCACGGCCCCTGCGCCCGGATGAGCGCGAGCTGTGGCGGCGCTTCGCCAGCGGGGTGCGCCCGTTGGATGCGTCCCGCATCAAGGCGCTCGACGAAGCGGCGCCCCCGCCTGACCCTGTGCTGGACACCCGGCCTTTGCCCATGCCGGCGCAAGGCCCGCGCGGTATTCCCCGGCCGCCCGACGCCACAGCCCGCCGTCCAACCGATCGTTCCTCCGACCGGCGTCTGCGCCGCGGGCGGGTGGAGGTGGAGGCGCGCCTCGATCTGCATGGCCTGACGGCGAGGGCGGCGCGCGGCGAGCTGTTGCGCTTTCTGATGCGCGCCCGGGCGCGGGGGTTTGGAGCCGTGCTGGTGATCACCGGCAAGGGCGCGGGCGCCCGCGCGCAGGATGACAGCCGGTTCGAGCCGTGGAGCGTGGATGCGCGGCCCTTGCCGGGCGTATTGCGCCGTGCCTTCACCGACTGGATGGGCGAGCCGGATTTTGCGCCCCTGTGCGCCGGCTACAGCCCCGCCCACGCCCGTCATGGCGGCTCGGGCGCCTTCTACGTTATTTTACGTCACTGA